Proteins found in one Sardina pilchardus chromosome 3, fSarPil1.1, whole genome shotgun sequence genomic segment:
- the LOC134076862 gene encoding voltage-dependent calcium channel gamma-5 subunit-like, with protein sequence MSVCGRKALTLLSSVLAVSGLGLLGVAVSTDYWLYLEEGVILPLNQSADIRMSLHSGLWRVCFMAGEEVGRCFTIEYIMPMNVQLTSESTVSVLKMIRSATPFPLVSLFFMFIGFVVNNVGHIRPHRTILAFVSGIFFILSGLSLVVGLVLYISSINDEMMNSTESSESFISYKYGWSFAFAAISFLLTESAGVMSVYLFMKRYAAEELYRPHPSFYRPRLSDCSDHSGQFLHPEAWARGRSPSDLSSEASLQMSTSYPALLKCPEYEQVTSSPC encoded by the exons ATGAGCGTGTGTGGGCGGAAGGCGCTGACGCTGCTGAGCAGTGTACTGGCGGTGAGCGGCCTGGGCCTCCTCGGTGTGGCCGTCAGCACCGACTACTGGCTCTACCTGGAGGAGGGCGTCATCCTGCCGCTCAACCAGAGTGCCGACATACGCATGTCCCTGCACTCAGGCCTCTGGAGGGTCTGCTTCATGGCag GTGAGGAGGTGGGGCGCTGCTTCACCATCGAGTACATCATGCCCATGAATGTCCAGCTCACCAGTGAGTCCACTGTCAGCGTGCTCA AGATGATCCGTTCGGCCACACCCTTTCCCCTGGTCAGTCTCTTCTTCATGTTCATCGGCTTTGTGGTCAACAACGTGGGCCATATCAGGCCACATCGCACCATTCTGGCCTTCGTCTCCGGAATATTCTTCATCCTCTCAG GTCTGTCGCTGGTGGTGGGTCTGGTCCTGTACATCTCCAGTATAAATGATGAGATGATGAACAGCACCGAAAGCAGCGAGTCCTTCATCAGCTACAAGTACGGCTGGTCGTTCGCCTTCGCTGCCATCTCCTTTCTCCTCACTGAG AGTGCAGGCGTGATGTCCGTCTACCTGTTCATGAAGCGGTACGCGGCCGAGGAGCTGTACCGCCCGCACCCGAGCTTCTACCGGCCGCGGCTGAGCGACTGCTCGGACCACTCGGGCCAGTTCCTGCACCCGGAGGCGTGGGCGCGCGGGCGTAGCCCCTCGGACCTGTCCAGCGAGGCCTCGCTCCAGATGAGCACCAGCTACCCGGCCCTGCTCAAGTGCCCCGAGTACGAGCAGGTCACCTCCTCGCCCTGCTGA